From one Thalassospira lucentensis genomic stretch:
- a CDS encoding DUF2946 family protein, which produces MIKTCQTYSALRRSLSVAVACFLLANALMFGFMHAPVALANTPAVAASNADQNFIPLIICTANGIKTISVPAGATEEGGSSPHSSAYEGFQCAICGLGNHAVGLPVEPELPLIHRVRMSNTVTALHITARLHDFCPIAASPRAPPFPV; this is translated from the coding sequence GTGATCAAAACCTGCCAGACATATTCGGCACTCAGACGCAGCCTGTCGGTTGCTGTCGCGTGCTTTTTGCTGGCGAATGCCCTGATGTTCGGCTTTATGCATGCGCCGGTCGCGCTTGCCAATACACCGGCCGTTGCCGCAAGCAACGCCGATCAGAACTTTATTCCGCTGATCATCTGTACAGCCAATGGCATCAAGACGATATCCGTCCCTGCCGGTGCTACAGAAGAAGGCGGATCATCCCCCCATTCCAGTGCCTATGAAGGTTTCCAGTGCGCAATTTGCGGCCTTGGCAATCATGCGGTCGGCCTGCCCGTCGAACCGGAATTGCCCCTGATCCATCGCGTGCGGATGTCCAATACGGTCACCGCCCTTCATATCACGGCACGCCTGCATGACTTCTGCCCGATTGCGGCATCACCGCGTGCCCCGCCCTTTCCCGTCTGA
- a CDS encoding heavy metal translocating P-type ATPase, producing MQADQPGGMRLHTKPLWSAERVNRAVLALTVTGIVAHFALMPIGMAPVFGVAATDWPLFILLALGGGVLLFEIAQKVLQRDFGADFLAVIAFVTGVILGEYLAASLIILMLSGGQVLEAFAMRKASSALNALADRMPTIAHRKDGENITDIGLDDIAIGDLIAIFPHDTAPVDGVVVDGHGSMDESYLTGEPYVVNKAPGASVLSGAINGDAVLVVRAERRARESRYAQIMQVMQEAEQKRPKIRRLGDQIGAWFAPFALLVAFAAWYLSGDAVRFLAVLVVATPCPLLIAIPITIMSAISMAARRGIVIRDPTVLERLPTCRTAIFDKTGTLTYGRPELVEILPAAGNSASDVLRLAASLERYSKHPLAMAVLAAADARKLALGDVVRVSEKPGQGLTGVVDGHEIAVTHRKKLIAGDPTMADILPPSVSGLECAIMIDGAYGATFRFRDSPRSDGKHFVGHLAPIHHFKKIMLLSGDRESEVSHLSQLLGIQESLASQSPEQKVAIVRREAASAPTLFMGDGINDAPALAAATVGIAFGKHSSVTAEAAGAVIPESSLQTVDELFHISTAMRRILLQSVIGGMVLSIIAMGFAAFGLISPVTGAILQEGIDVIAILNALRLALVRNINADLVGDEGEYRL from the coding sequence ATGCAAGCCGATCAGCCCGGCGGTATGCGATTGCACACAAAGCCTTTGTGGTCGGCTGAGCGTGTCAACCGCGCGGTGCTGGCGTTAACCGTGACCGGGATTGTTGCGCATTTTGCCCTGATGCCGATAGGAATGGCACCGGTTTTCGGGGTTGCGGCAACGGATTGGCCGCTATTTATTCTTTTGGCCTTGGGCGGCGGGGTTTTGCTTTTTGAAATTGCCCAGAAGGTGCTGCAACGCGATTTCGGGGCGGATTTTCTGGCCGTCATTGCTTTTGTCACCGGTGTTATTCTGGGCGAATATCTGGCGGCGTCGCTAATTATCCTGATGCTAAGCGGTGGTCAGGTTCTGGAAGCCTTTGCCATGCGAAAGGCGTCATCGGCGCTGAACGCGCTGGCGGATCGCATGCCGACAATCGCGCATCGCAAAGACGGTGAAAACATCACCGATATCGGGCTTGATGATATTGCCATCGGCGACCTGATTGCCATTTTTCCCCATGATACCGCCCCGGTGGACGGGGTTGTTGTGGACGGTCATGGCAGCATGGATGAAAGCTATCTGACCGGGGAACCTTATGTTGTCAACAAGGCACCCGGGGCATCGGTGCTTTCGGGGGCGATCAATGGTGATGCTGTGCTGGTGGTCCGGGCCGAACGGCGTGCACGTGAGTCGCGCTATGCCCAGATCATGCAGGTGATGCAGGAAGCCGAACAAAAACGCCCGAAAATCCGGCGGCTGGGCGACCAGATCGGTGCATGGTTCGCGCCCTTCGCGCTGCTGGTGGCGTTTGCTGCCTGGTATCTAAGCGGCGATGCCGTGCGGTTTCTGGCGGTTCTTGTCGTGGCAACACCCTGTCCGCTTTTAATTGCCATTCCGATCACGATCATGAGCGCGATTTCCATGGCCGCAAGGCGCGGGATCGTGATCCGCGATCCGACGGTTCTGGAACGGTTGCCAACCTGCAGAACCGCAATCTTCGATAAGACGGGCACCCTGACTTACGGGCGTCCGGAACTGGTCGAAATCCTGCCGGCTGCGGGGAACTCGGCCAGCGATGTTCTGCGGCTTGCTGCCAGTCTGGAACGGTATTCGAAACATCCATTGGCGATGGCGGTTCTGGCGGCGGCGGATGCGCGAAAGCTTGCACTGGGTGATGTGGTACGGGTTTCGGAAAAACCGGGCCAGGGTTTGACCGGTGTAGTTGATGGCCATGAAATTGCGGTGACCCATCGTAAAAAGCTGATTGCAGGCGATCCGACGATGGCCGATATCCTGCCGCCCAGTGTCAGCGGGCTGGAGTGTGCGATTATGATAGACGGGGCTTATGGTGCGACCTTTCGTTTTCGCGATAGTCCGCGTTCGGACGGCAAACATTTTGTCGGTCATCTGGCGCCGATCCACCATTTCAAAAAGATCATGCTTTTATCGGGGGACCGCGAAAGCGAGGTCAGCCACCTTTCGCAATTGCTGGGTATTCAAGAAAGCCTTGCATCGCAAAGCCCGGAACAAAAGGTTGCCATCGTGCGCCGCGAGGCGGCAAGTGCACCGACGCTTTTCATGGGGGATGGCATTAATGATGCCCCGGCATTGGCGGCGGCAACCGTTGGCATCGCTTTTGGCAAGCACAGTTCAGTTACCGCCGAGGCCGCAGGTGCCGTGATCCCCGAAAGTTCGCTGCAAACCGTCGATGAACTGTTTCATATCAGTACCGCCATGCGCCGTATTTTATTGCAAAGCGTGATTGGCGGTATGGTGTTATCGATCATTGCCATGGGCTTTGCCGCCTTTGGCCTCATCAGCCCGGTGACAGGGGCAATTCTGCAGGAAGGTATTGATGTTATTGCGATCCTCAATGCTTTGCGCCTTGCACTTGTGCGTAACATCAATGCAGATTTGGTAGGGGATGAGGGCGAGTACAGGCTATAG
- a CDS encoding HdeD family acid-resistance protein — protein MTLIVNDGTPEMRGLLEKGRKRLRIVGLVLLVLGILAVAFPFATTIAFKTVIGWLFIIGAVGHFYGAWNADTPTRRWIDIVQGVLFGLVGGWLAFFPLTGIVTLTVLLAIAFILQGVLELVMAFRLSQFPGWKWMLFSGGIAVLAGILIFAELPSSATWAIGLLLGINLLSSGFSYLMVSMAMGKVSVR, from the coding sequence ATGACACTTATCGTGAATGACGGCACGCCGGAAATGCGCGGACTTCTGGAAAAGGGGCGCAAACGGTTGCGCATCGTCGGACTGGTTTTGCTGGTGCTCGGTATCCTTGCCGTTGCCTTTCCGTTTGCGACCACAATTGCCTTTAAAACCGTGATCGGCTGGTTGTTTATCATTGGGGCTGTCGGGCACTTTTACGGTGCATGGAATGCCGATACCCCGACACGACGCTGGATCGACATCGTTCAGGGTGTTTTGTTCGGGCTTGTTGGCGGGTGGCTTGCGTTCTTCCCGCTGACCGGGATTGTGACCCTGACGGTTTTGCTGGCGATCGCCTTTATCCTGCAGGGGGTTCTCGAGCTCGTCATGGCGTTTCGGCTCAGCCAGTTTCCCGGTTGGAAATGGATGCTGTTCTCTGGCGGGATTGCCGTACTTGCCGGTATCCTGATATTCGCCGAGCTGCCAAGTTCGGCCACATGGGCCATAGGGCTTTTGCTGGGTATCAATCTGCTGTCATCAGGTTTCAGTTACCTGATGGTGTCGATGGCGATGGGCAAGGTTTCCGTCCGCTAG
- a CDS encoding SMP-30/gluconolactonase/LRE family protein gives MAETDFEILDPRFKTLVKTSAVIEKLWSGGRWTEGPAYFPALKSLVFSDIPNDRLMRFDETTGQTGILMGGRDRYVNGNTVDRQGRLLSCEHGGRCITRTEHDGRLTVLADRYEGKRFNSPNDLVVKSDGSIWFTDPAYGIDSDYEGFRAAPEMDGCHVYRIDRVTGKITRVADDFKRPNGLAFSPDESKLYIADTGATHFESGERHIRVFDVRDDNSLAGGDVFAQCSNGLFDGFRLDNTGRLWCSATDGVHCLTDTGDLIGKVLVPERVSNVCFGGPKNNRLFITATGSLYSVLLPTTGLRAF, from the coding sequence ATGGCCGAAACGGATTTTGAAATCCTTGACCCGCGATTTAAAACGCTGGTGAAAACCAGTGCGGTGATCGAAAAACTCTGGTCAGGTGGCCGCTGGACCGAAGGCCCGGCCTATTTCCCTGCGCTTAAATCGCTGGTTTTTTCCGATATACCGAATGACCGTCTGATGCGGTTTGACGAGACTACAGGTCAGACCGGCATTCTGATGGGCGGGCGTGATCGCTATGTAAATGGTAATACCGTCGACCGGCAGGGTCGGCTGCTCAGTTGCGAACATGGCGGGCGGTGCATTACACGTACCGAACATGACGGTCGCTTGACCGTTCTGGCCGACCGTTATGAGGGCAAACGGTTCAACAGTCCCAATGACCTTGTCGTCAAATCTGATGGCTCGATCTGGTTTACCGATCCAGCATATGGCATTGATTCCGATTATGAGGGCTTTCGCGCCGCCCCGGAAATGGATGGTTGCCACGTTTACCGGATTGACCGCGTGACAGGCAAAATCACCCGCGTTGCCGATGATTTCAAACGCCCCAACGGATTGGCATTCTCCCCCGATGAAAGCAAACTTTACATCGCCGATACCGGTGCCACCCATTTCGAAAGCGGCGAACGCCACATAAGGGTTTTCGATGTCCGCGATGACAACAGCCTTGCAGGAGGTGACGTTTTTGCCCAATGCAGCAACGGGCTGTTTGACGGCTTCCGGTTGGACAATACCGGACGGCTTTGGTGCAGCGCCACCGATGGTGTGCATTGCCTAACCGATACCGGTGATCTGATCGGCAAGGTTCTTGTGCCTGAACGGGTCTCGAATGTCTGTTTCGGCGGCCCGAAAAACAATCGCCTGTTCATCACCGCGACCGGATCGCTTTATTCCGTCCTGCTGCCGACCACAGGCCTTCGGGCATTTTAA
- a CDS encoding helix-turn-helix domain-containing protein, whose protein sequence is MKIPAPGKPVRGSQSGAPIMALFDLLGRRWAMGIVWTLSEQGPCTFRELQEKCDNLSPTTLNTRIAELRAACLVDHDATGYRVTPRGRELYEMLVPLGLWAKEWGKDLQGVPGTQS, encoded by the coding sequence ATGAAAATACCTGCCCCCGGAAAACCCGTTCGCGGTTCGCAAAGTGGCGCGCCGATCATGGCACTATTCGATCTTTTGGGGCGGCGTTGGGCGATGGGAATTGTCTGGACCCTGTCCGAACAGGGTCCCTGTACCTTCCGCGAACTTCAGGAAAAATGTGATAACCTGTCGCCCACAACGCTCAATACCCGGATCGCCGAGCTGCGCGCTGCCTGTCTTGTTGATCACGATGCCACGGGATATCGCGTTACGCCGCGCGGACGGGAACTTTATGAAATGCTGGTGCCTTTGGGATTGTGGGCGAAAGAGTGGGGGAAAGACTTGCAAGGTGTCCCAGGTACTCAATCCTGA
- a CDS encoding ATP-dependent DNA helicase encodes MFDDRSDPTPKFMPPDAPVMVVGLRHAVFLSPDGEVEELPHGAAAKRARSQRPILVHTPASARRMKSDPFPAHDLLELFAFVRPAQFCVPTPRGLAMATGQRASDDLIGQAEALAEAMKRLLQELATLPREKRARALSIAWPMARGHWMWGVPVLAALGADGDGPHKFAVYEGLKVWKKMGEWAEHAPPPPPGNIPVDPKDARERLKKLLGEGAEERPQQADYASAVCSAFAPRTAEGTPNIVLAEAGTGTGKTLGYVAPASIWAQKNDGAVWISTYTRNLQRQIDQELNRLYDDPKDKRLKAVVRKGRENYLCLLNFEEAQRPLAQQPHQAIPLGLMARWASQTRDGDMVGGDFPAWLTELIGNRFTGALADQRGECIYAACPHYSRCFVEKTVRRARSAEIVVANHALVMVQAALGGLDDASMPTRYVFDEGHHLFDAADKAFSAHLTGQEGAELRRWLLGAENKGQSRARGLKQRLETLIMDRDELRDAVNAVIQAAQCLPEQGWLMRIHDGAEHAKGPAELFLAHVRAQVMARAAEGDRGYSIETDCKPAIDPVLASAADLDRALAALEKPAKALIKIIAHMLDEKADELESAERQRLDAAIRSLERRAIMQVAAWRGMLESLVDATPPEFVDWFAIERQFGRDFDVGMHRHHIDPTLPLTAALAPSAHGLVITSATLRDGTGDEMFDWGVAEDRTGASHMPMPAIRAAMKSPYDYAKQTKVFIINDLGRDNPDHVAAAYRELFLASGGGALGLFTAINRLRAVYERLTGPLDDAGLQLLAQHIDGMDVSTLIDIFRVERDACLLGTDAVRDGVDVPGDSLRLIVFDRVPWPRPDILHRARKAAFHGARYDDMLTRLRMKQAFGRLVRRAEDRGVFVLLDNRMPSRLLGAFPEDVNVQRVGMREAIEQTRTFLRPGQD; translated from the coding sequence ATGTTCGATGATCGTTCTGATCCCACGCCGAAATTCATGCCGCCCGACGCACCTGTCATGGTCGTCGGATTGCGGCACGCTGTTTTCCTGTCACCCGATGGCGAGGTCGAGGAACTGCCGCATGGCGCGGCCGCCAAACGCGCGCGATCCCAACGTCCAATCCTTGTGCATACCCCGGCATCGGCACGGCGGATGAAATCCGATCCGTTTCCGGCCCATGACCTTTTGGAACTGTTTGCCTTTGTCCGCCCGGCGCAGTTTTGCGTCCCTACCCCACGCGGGCTTGCCATGGCGACCGGGCAGCGGGCGTCTGATGATCTGATCGGACAGGCCGAAGCCTTGGCCGAGGCGATGAAACGATTGTTGCAGGAACTTGCCACCCTGCCGCGTGAAAAACGTGCACGTGCCCTTTCCATCGCATGGCCAATGGCGCGCGGACACTGGATGTGGGGGGTGCCGGTTCTGGCCGCCCTTGGTGCCGATGGCGACGGGCCGCATAAATTTGCCGTCTATGAAGGCCTTAAAGTCTGGAAGAAAATGGGCGAATGGGCCGAACATGCCCCACCGCCGCCGCCCGGCAATATTCCGGTCGATCCCAAGGATGCCCGCGAACGGCTGAAAAAGCTTCTGGGCGAAGGGGCGGAGGAACGCCCGCAACAGGCTGATTATGCATCCGCCGTCTGTTCGGCCTTCGCGCCCCGAACCGCCGAAGGCACGCCCAATATTGTTCTGGCCGAGGCAGGGACCGGGACGGGCAAGACGCTGGGCTATGTTGCCCCGGCATCGATCTGGGCGCAGAAGAATGACGGGGCGGTGTGGATTTCAACCTATACCCGCAACCTGCAACGTCAGATCGATCAGGAACTAAACCGTCTTTATGACGATCCCAAGGACAAACGCCTGAAGGCGGTTGTCCGAAAGGGTCGCGAAAATTACCTGTGCCTTCTGAATTTCGAAGAAGCCCAGAGACCCTTGGCGCAACAACCCCATCAGGCGATCCCGCTGGGGCTGATGGCGCGCTGGGCATCGCAAACGCGTGATGGCGATATGGTCGGCGGTGATTTCCCGGCATGGCTGACGGAACTGATCGGCAACCGTTTTACCGGTGCACTGGCCGATCAGCGTGGCGAATGTATTTATGCCGCCTGCCCGCATTATTCGCGCTGCTTTGTTGAAAAAACCGTCCGACGTGCAAGGTCGGCCGAAATCGTGGTCGCCAACCATGCACTGGTGATGGTTCAGGCTGCGCTTGGCGGGCTTGACGATGCATCGATGCCGACACGTTATGTCTTTGACGAGGGGCATCACCTTTTTGACGCCGCCGACAAAGCCTTTTCCGCCCACCTGACCGGCCAGGAAGGCGCGGAGCTACGTCGCTGGCTATTGGGGGCGGAAAACAAGGGCCAGTCGCGTGCCCGTGGTCTTAAGCAACGGCTTGAAACCCTGATCATGGATCGGGACGAACTCCGCGATGCCGTCAATGCTGTGATCCAGGCTGCCCAATGCCTGCCAGAACAGGGCTGGCTGATGCGCATTCATGACGGTGCCGAACATGCCAAGGGCCCAGCGGAATTGTTCCTTGCCCATGTGCGGGCACAGGTCATGGCACGTGCCGCCGAAGGCGACCGGGGTTATTCAATTGAAACCGATTGCAAACCGGCCATTGACCCGGTTCTGGCCAGTGCGGCCGATCTTGATCGTGCGCTGGCCGCCCTTGAAAAACCGGCCAAGGCCCTGATCAAGATCATCGCCCATATGCTGGATGAAAAGGCAGACGAGCTTGAAAGTGCCGAACGCCAGCGTCTTGATGCCGCGATCCGTTCCCTTGAACGGCGTGCGATCATGCAGGTGGCGGCGTGGCGCGGCATGCTTGAAAGCCTTGTCGATGCCACCCCACCAGAATTTGTCGACTGGTTTGCCATTGAACGGCAGTTTGGCCGCGATTTCGATGTTGGCATGCACCGCCATCATATCGACCCCACACTGCCCCTGACCGCGGCCCTTGCCCCCTCAGCCCATGGGCTTGTGATCACATCGGCCACGCTCCGCGATGGCACGGGCGATGAAATGTTTGACTGGGGTGTTGCCGAAGACCGCACCGGGGCGTCGCACATGCCGATGCCTGCGATCCGGGCGGCGATGAAGAGCCCTTATGACTACGCCAAACAGACCAAGGTTTTCATCATCAATGACCTTGGGCGCGATAACCCCGACCATGTGGCAGCGGCCTATCGCGAACTGTTTCTCGCGTCCGGTGGCGGTGCACTTGGCCTGTTTACCGCGATCAACCGTTTGCGGGCGGTTTACGAACGCCTGACCGGGCCGCTAGATGATGCCGGGTTGCAACTTCTGGCGCAGCATATTGACGGCATGGATGTATCCACCCTGATCGATATTTTCCGGGTTGAACGTGATGCCTGTCTATTGGGTACCGATGCGGTACGCGACGGGGTCGATGTTCCGGGGGATAGCCTTCGCCTTATCGTCTTTGATCGCGTGCCATGGCCCCGCCCCGATATCCTGCACCGGGCACGCAAGGCCGCATTTCATGGTGCGCGGTACGACGACATGCTGACCCGTCTGCGGATGAAGCAAGCCTTTGGCCGCCTTGTTCGCCGCGCGGAAGACCGTGGGGTATTTGTGCTGCTTGATAATCGGATGCCATCGCGATTGCTGGGCGCATTCCCCGAAGACGTCAATGTCCAGCGGGTCGGCATGCGCGAAGCGATTGAACAGACGCGCACATTTTTGCGCCCCGGTCAGGATTGA
- a CDS encoding AraC family transcriptional regulator, which produces MGKAKSENQCFWRDAGLPFVELRRVDDGRAVCYERHSHDTFSIGIVKGGRSTYWNRGKTHETGKGSVVVLNPEDVHGCNPVPGGGWCYDMLFVDPAWLLDLQVEIDADAAGRFAMFSDTISHNPVLYSGLQNLADTLINPDCDRLVKESTMVSFFADLHVALDRRGILRRDAGAMDKSKMDRVADYIRTYFAEDVNLDDLAAVIGVSRSYLVRAFKKAHGMTPYAYLINCRVQKARHALKRGERIVDVALDCGFADQAHFQRVFKRLMATTPRHYAMAHVA; this is translated from the coding sequence ATGGGCAAGGCAAAATCAGAGAACCAGTGTTTCTGGCGCGATGCCGGTCTGCCGTTTGTCGAGCTGCGCCGGGTCGATGACGGGCGGGCTGTTTGTTATGAACGCCACAGCCACGACACGTTTTCAATCGGCATCGTCAAGGGCGGGCGCAGTACCTATTGGAACCGGGGGAAGACCCATGAAACCGGCAAGGGATCGGTTGTTGTTCTCAATCCCGAGGATGTTCATGGCTGTAACCCGGTGCCGGGTGGTGGATGGTGCTATGATATGTTGTTTGTTGATCCGGCGTGGCTTCTGGATTTGCAAGTCGAAATCGATGCCGATGCAGCCGGGCGGTTTGCGATGTTTTCCGACACCATCAGCCATAATCCGGTGCTGTATTCCGGTTTGCAAAACCTTGCCGATACATTGATCAATCCTGATTGTGATCGGTTGGTCAAGGAAAGCACGATGGTCTCATTCTTTGCCGATCTGCATGTGGCGCTTGACCGGCGCGGTATATTGCGCAGGGATGCCGGTGCAATGGATAAAAGCAAAATGGATCGGGTGGCGGACTATATCCGGACCTATTTCGCCGAAGACGTCAATCTGGATGACCTTGCCGCTGTGATCGGGGTTTCGCGATCCTATCTGGTGCGCGCGTTCAAAAAGGCACATGGCATGACGCCCTATGCCTATCTGATCAATTGCCGGGTGCAGAAGGCGCGCCATGCGCTTAAGCGTGGGGAGCGGATTGTTGACGTAGCCCTTGATTGCGGCTTTGCCGATCAGGCGCATTTTCAACGTGTTTTCAAACGCCTGATGGCGACCACTCCTCGCCATTATGCGATGGCGCATGTTGCCTGA
- a CDS encoding LysE family translocator, whose protein sequence is MLAAAPSLYLSMAAFALAASITPGPVNILILSSGVHYGFRPSLRLVFGATSGFCLLLLLIGLGLHELLVIFPNLTTIIQWAGVAFLLFMAFKLASASGELGKTRAGKGPSMMTGALLQWVNPKAWLAAVAGMGAYAANGAPALVWEFTVLYFAVCFASVTCWAYAGAFLGRFLNDAAHIRLFNRIMAALLIASAAYLIVN, encoded by the coding sequence ATGCTTGCCGCCGCCCCAAGCCTTTATCTTTCAATGGCTGCCTTCGCACTTGCTGCCTCCATCACACCCGGACCTGTCAATATCCTGATTTTGAGTTCCGGCGTGCATTACGGTTTCCGTCCCAGCCTGCGGCTTGTATTCGGGGCCACCAGCGGCTTTTGCCTGTTGCTGCTTTTGATCGGGTTGGGCCTGCATGAATTGCTGGTGATTTTCCCAAACCTGACGACAATCATCCAATGGGCCGGGGTCGCCTTTTTGCTGTTCATGGCCTTCAAACTTGCCTCCGCGTCGGGTGAACTTGGTAAAACCCGCGCGGGAAAAGGCCCATCCATGATGACCGGTGCCTTACTACAATGGGTCAATCCGAAGGCATGGCTGGCGGCGGTTGCCGGTATGGGGGCCTACGCTGCCAATGGCGCACCGGCACTGGTATGGGAATTCACTGTGCTTTATTTCGCGGTATGCTTTGCCTCGGTCACATGCTGGGCTTATGCTGGGGCGTTTCTGGGACGATTTTTAAATGATGCCGCCCATATCCGGCTGTTTAACCGGATCATGGCCGCCCTATTGATCGCAAGTGCGGCTTATCTGATCGTCAACTGA
- a CDS encoding YqaA family protein: MLFALLLSAFTSATILPGTSEAALAALVASGDYAVWLLVVVATLGNVMGSCVNWGLGLYIDHFRDRRWFPVSPGALDRASHWFGKYGLWSLLLAWLPIIGDPLTLFAGIMRVRFVPFIVLVTIGKAARYAMIAGGAGWIVSLLGHT; the protein is encoded by the coding sequence TTGCTTTTTGCGTTGCTGCTCTCGGCCTTTACCTCCGCTACCATCCTGCCCGGTACGTCCGAGGCAGCGCTGGCGGCCCTTGTCGCATCGGGCGATTATGCCGTCTGGCTTTTGGTCGTGGTGGCAACGCTTGGCAATGTCATGGGATCATGCGTCAATTGGGGACTCGGGCTTTATATCGATCATTTCAGGGATCGCCGCTGGTTCCCGGTATCACCCGGTGCGCTTGATCGCGCGTCACACTGGTTTGGCAAATACGGGCTTTGGTCGCTCCTGCTTGCATGGCTGCCAATCATTGGCGATCCGCTGACACTGTTTGCCGGTATCATGCGGGTGCGCTTTGTGCCCTTTATCGTGCTGGTGACGATTGGCAAAGCCGCACGCTATGCGATGATTGCCGGTGGGGCGGGTTGGATCGTTAGCCTGCTTGGACACACATAA
- a CDS encoding putative quinol monooxygenase, translating into MSQQLTVIAIARAKPGKEAELGKRLLALVEPSRAEEGCISYDIHQSNDDPATWMAYENWRSDEDLALHFDTPYLRAFAEGGEEVLAEPVNIQKFTIKS; encoded by the coding sequence ATGTCCCAACAACTTACCGTTATTGCCATCGCACGCGCCAAGCCGGGCAAGGAAGCCGAACTTGGCAAACGTCTTCTGGCACTCGTCGAACCATCACGCGCCGAAGAAGGCTGCATCAGCTACGATATCCACCAGTCCAACGACGATCCGGCGACCTGGATGGCGTATGAAAACTGGCGTTCTGACGAAGATCTGGCGCTGCATTTCGACACACCTTATCTGCGCGCATTTGCCGAGGGCGGCGAAGAAGTTCTTGCCGAGCCGGTAAATATTCAGAAATTCACCATCAAATCCTGA
- a CDS encoding organic hydroperoxide resistance protein, whose amino-acid sequence MSVDVKYRATASATGGRDGRAKTEDGSLDVKLTTPKELGGAGGEGNNPEQLFAMGYSACFIGAMKFVSSQGGPKVPSDVSVKAVVGIGPRAAGGFGLAVDLHVSLPGLDKADAEKLVEEAHKICPYSNSVRGNVDVTSHIV is encoded by the coding sequence ATGTCTGTAGATGTCAAATATCGCGCAACAGCAAGTGCAACCGGTGGCCGTGACGGCCGTGCGAAAACAGAAGACGGCAGCCTCGATGTCAAACTGACCACGCCAAAAGAACTTGGCGGTGCAGGTGGCGAAGGCAACAACCCCGAACAGCTTTTCGCAATGGGTTACTCAGCCTGCTTCATCGGCGCGATGAAATTCGTATCCTCCCAGGGCGGCCCGAAAGTTCCGTCTGATGTTTCGGTCAAGGCTGTTGTCGGCATCGGCCCGCGTGCGGCTGGTGGTTTTGGCCTTGCAGTTGACCTGCATGTTTCGCTGCCGGGCCTTGATAAGGCCGACGCGGAAAAGCTGGTCGAAGAAGCTCACAAAATCTGCCCTTACTCCAACTCGGTCCGCGGCAATGTCGACGTAACCTCGCACATCGTCTGA